The region ATGGCTACCGCAACGCCCAGTCAACGGTGATCGCGCCGACCGGAACCATCGGCCTGGTCATGGACTGCGACACCACCGGCATCGAGCCTGATTTCGCCATCGTCAAATTCAAGAAACTGGCCGGCGGCGGGTATTTCAAGATCATCAACCGGGTTGTGCCCGAAGCGCTCGAAAACCTCGGCTACGGCAAGGACCAGATTGACGATATCATCCGCTACGCGGTCGGCCATGGCAGCCTCGAGAAATGCCAGTCGGTGAGCGTCAACGCGCTCAAGGACAAGGGCTTTACCGAGGAGGCGCTCACTACGCTTGGCGGCGCCCTCAAATCCGCCTTTGATATCAAGTTTGCCTTCAACCGGTTCACCCTCGGCGATGAATTCTGCAAGGACGTGCTGGGCTTCAGCGATGCGCAACTGAACGATTTCAACTTTGACATGCTGGCTGCCCTCGGTTTCAGCAAGGATGAGATCGAGCATGCCAACACCCATGTCTGCGGGGCGATGACCCTTGAAGGCGCGCCGCATCTTCAGGATGAGCATCTGGCCGTCTTTGACTGCGCCAATGCCTGCGGCAGGCTCGGCAAGCGCTTCCTCAGCGTTGACAGCCATATCACCATGATGGCCGCCGCCCAGCCTTTTATTTCCGGGGCGATCTCAAAGACGATCAACATGCCGAACAACGCCCTCATCGAAGACTGCGGCGAAGCCTATATGCTCTCCTGGCGTCTCGGGCTCAAGGCCAATGCGCTCTATCGTGACGGCTCGAAACTGAGCCAGCCTCTTTCCGCCGCCCTCGCCGACGAAGAGGATATGGAAGAGATCGAGGACATTATCGAGGCGCCGGCTGCCGCCCAGACAACCCGGATCGTGGAGAAAATCGTCGAACGTTTTGTTGCCACCCGTCACCGCCTGCCGCATCGGCGCAAGGGATACACCCAGAAAGCCATCGTCGGCGGCCACAAGGTCTATCTCCGGACCGGGGAATACGAGGACGGGAAACTGGGTGAACTCTTCATCGACATGCATAAGGAAGGGGCTGCCTTCCGGTCGCTGATGAACAACTTTGCGATCGCGGTGTCCATCGGGCTGCAATATGGCGTGCCGCTTGAGGAATATGTCGAAGCCTTCACCTTCACGCGGTTTGAACCGCAAGGCATGGTCCAGGGCAATGACATGATCAAGATGTCCACCTCCATCCTTGATTACATTTTCCGCGAGTTGGCGATCTCCTACCTTGATCGCAATGATCTCGGCCATGTCAATCCCGAAGATCTTGACGCCGGGACGACAGGTTCAGGCGAAGGCCAGTCCGATCTTGCGACGGCGACGATTTCAAGCGGGTTTGTCCGCAACCGGAATATTGTCCTGTTGCGGGCATCGGGCGATGGCAGCGTTGCCGCCGAGATGGACAATCAGCCCACCGCAAGCGCAGCCGGCAGTCAGACCACGGCCATAACTTCTGGTGCGGCGGAGATCGCCGGTGGCGGCACCGATGTCGCAACCCGGGTTCAGCAGGCGAAAATGCAAGGCTATGAAGGGGAAAACTGTTCCGAATGCGGGAATTTCACCCTGGTCCGCAACGGTACCTGCCTCAAATGCAACACCTGCGGTTCCACCACCGGATGCAGTTAAGACTGGACGAGCGACCGGAACCGGCCTTAATCTGCGGCATCTGAACACCTGGCCCCGGGCCAGACACGAAAAGGAGAATAATCGTGGCAGGAAAAATCGACGCGCGCCTGGCTGAGCTCGGCATCACCCTTCCCGATGCACCGGCACCGGCCGCCAATTACATCCCGTATGTCATTACCGGCAATCTGGTGATCATTTCAGGCCAGATTCCCATGGAAGCCGGCGCGCTGGCCGTCACCGGCTATGTCGGTGATGGCAAGGTGACCGAAGATCACGCCGTCACCGAAGCCCGCAAATGCGCCATCAATCTCCTGGCGCAACTGAAAGCCGCCACCGGCGGTGATCTTGACCGGGTGAAGCGGGTGGTCAAACTGGGCGGTTTCGTTGCCTCCGCACCTGATTTCACCAGCCAGCCAAAGGTGATCAACGCCGCCTCTGACCTGATGGTCGAGGTCTTTGGCGAGGCCGGACGCCATGCCCGGTTCGCCGTAGGCTCCAGCGCCCTGCCGCTCGGCTGTGTTGTTGAAATCGAAGGCATGTTCGAGATCGACTGAAACCGGCATGACGCCATTGCACCTGACCGCTGACGGCTTACATTCTGTCTATGGATGATGAGATCAATTCCGCGGACGCGGGCACCGTCAACTGGACGATTACGCTGAACGAAAGCATTCACGCGATCCCGGCCGAGGACTGGGATCGTTGCGCGCGTTCTGACAATCCCTTGCAGAGCCATGCCCTGCTGGCGGCGATGGAAGACAGCAGCTCGGCGGTTGCGGATACCGGCTGGCTTCCCCGGCATATCAGCCTTGCCGATCCGGATGGCCGCATCCACGGGGTGATGCCGCTTTATCTCAAATCCCATTCCTACGGCGAATATGTCTTTGACCATTCCTGGGCCAATGCCTGGCATCAGGCAGGCGGTGCCTATTACCCGAAAGCTCAATCCGCGATCCCCTTCTCCCCGGTTCCGGGGCAGCGGTTGATGGTCGAGAGCCCCTATCCGGCCGAAGCCTTCGCCGCCCTTGCGCAAGGGGCGATGGAAGCGGTGGAAGCCATGGGTCTTTCCTCGCTCCATGTCACTTTTCTGAGCGAAGACGAATCCCGTCGGCTTGCCACGCTCAACCCGGCCTGGATCAGGCGCACCGGCCTGCAGTTTCACTGGCATAATCAAGGTTATGCTGATTTTGAGGATTTCCTTGGCCGGCTTTCGTCACGCAAACGCAAGACCCTCCGGCGTGAGCGGCGCGACATTGCGCTCCGCGG is a window of Alphaproteobacteria bacterium LSUCC0684 DNA encoding:
- a CDS encoding GNAT family N-acetyltransferase — protein: MDDEINSADAGTVNWTITLNESIHAIPAEDWDRCARSDNPLQSHALLAAMEDSSSAVADTGWLPRHISLADPDGRIHGVMPLYLKSHSYGEYVFDHSWANAWHQAGGAYYPKAQSAIPFSPVPGQRLMVESPYPAEAFAALAQGAMEAVEAMGLSSLHVTFLSEDESRRLATLNPAWIRRTGLQFHWHNQGYADFEDFLGRLSSRKRKTLRRERRDIALRGIRIHRLTGDDLRADHWDAFYRFYLATIDRKWGGAYLTRDFFDRIGATMADKVMLFLAEHDGEMIAGALNFIGKDTLYGRNWGAVADIPFLHFETCYYQAIDLAIELGLSRVEAGAQGLHKVQRGYLPVMTFSAHYLKDEGFARAVREFTSRESRQIQREADALKGWSPYRNSED
- a CDS encoding RidA family protein gives rise to the protein MAGKIDARLAELGITLPDAPAPAANYIPYVITGNLVIISGQIPMEAGALAVTGYVGDGKVTEDHAVTEARKCAINLLAQLKAATGGDLDRVKRVVKLGGFVASAPDFTSQPKVINAASDLMVEVFGEAGRHARFAVGSSALPLGCVVEIEGMFEID